The following coding sequences lie in one Tichowtungia aerotolerans genomic window:
- a CDS encoding tetratricopeptide repeat protein — protein MNNPYKSALSAVKILLVFAGIAQAEPFVINSAGSKVVGSAIQSAPDGTILLTTLNGQTLTFRKGCYRRAYADKPKEIFQVEKLVKEKNLIAVAELLRRVKEEYQFLGWDQRASLMLARVYLPMKQFEDSAREYEALFVVQPQLKENLKERSNYMQALLGSERIDEVAKMIDEDIASGSREAAARAQVVRGDMKMKSGQTEEALLDYLRTAILFKAQEDVLPEATYKTAVALKKMNDPCAEEYFQKVINEFPGSEYAELAKEK, from the coding sequence ATGAATAATCCGTATAAATCCGCGTTATCCGCGGTTAAAATATTATTAGTCTTTGCGGGCATTGCGCAAGCGGAGCCGTTTGTCATTAATTCGGCGGGCAGCAAGGTGGTCGGGTCGGCGATTCAGTCGGCGCCGGACGGGACGATTTTGCTGACGACGCTCAACGGACAGACGCTGACATTTCGAAAGGGCTGTTACCGCCGGGCGTACGCCGATAAGCCGAAAGAAATATTCCAGGTCGAAAAGCTGGTGAAGGAGAAAAACCTGATTGCTGTGGCTGAACTTCTGCGGCGCGTGAAAGAGGAGTATCAGTTTTTGGGATGGGACCAGCGTGCGAGCCTGATGCTGGCGCGTGTCTATCTGCCGATGAAGCAGTTTGAGGATTCGGCGCGTGAGTATGAGGCGCTCTTTGTGGTTCAGCCGCAGCTCAAAGAAAACCTGAAGGAGCGGTCGAACTATATGCAGGCGCTGCTCGGTTCTGAGCGTATTGATGAAGTGGCGAAAATGATCGATGAGGACATTGCGTCCGGCTCGCGCGAAGCCGCCGCCCGCGCGCAGGTGGTGCGCGGCGATATGAAAATGAAAAGCGGGCAGACTGAAGAAGCGCTGCTCGATTATTTGCGCACGGCGATCCTGTTCAAGGCACAGGAAGACGTGCTGCCGGAGGCGACTTATAAAACGGCCGTCGCGCTCAAAAAAATGAACGACCCGTGTGCGGAGGAATATTTTCAGAAAGTAATCAATGAATTCCCGGGTTCGGAATATGCCGAACTCGCAAAAGAAAAATAA
- a CDS encoding MotA/TolQ/ExbB proton channel family protein — translation MKRTLDIRLLTLGLLTLAVFSVQAQDVVMNEAAAGAEALGTGDGFLDVVIKGGFLGIVLWLSLAALSVAGTHLIVDSFLKIKEKRFIPTGLIDGVRSALGSGDVSKAKELCDEEPGALSNILSAGFINIGDGAEDAVSVATELESEKLMQRVNYLNVVGNLAPMLGLLGTVQGMIMAFATLGTEAGAAKNAMLATNISQALYTTAAGLVIAVPALGFFSFFRNRAAKISLNMEALTMELMKKARD, via the coding sequence ATGAAACGAACGCTAGACATTCGACTTTTGACCTTGGGGCTCCTGACCCTCGCGGTATTTTCCGTGCAGGCGCAGGACGTTGTGATGAACGAGGCAGCCGCGGGAGCCGAAGCGCTGGGTACGGGTGACGGATTCTTGGATGTCGTCATTAAGGGAGGGTTTCTGGGTATTGTGCTTTGGCTGTCCCTGGCGGCGCTGTCGGTGGCGGGGACGCATCTGATCGTGGATTCGTTTTTGAAGATTAAGGAAAAACGGTTTATTCCGACGGGGCTGATCGACGGCGTTCGGTCCGCTCTTGGAAGTGGAGATGTTTCGAAAGCCAAAGAGCTGTGCGATGAAGAGCCCGGTGCGCTGTCCAATATTCTTTCTGCCGGGTTCATCAATATCGGAGATGGCGCCGAGGATGCGGTGAGTGTCGCCACTGAGCTCGAAAGCGAAAAGCTGATGCAGCGCGTGAATTACCTGAACGTGGTCGGCAATCTCGCGCCGATGCTTGGTCTGCTCGGAACGGTGCAGGGGATGATTATGGCATTCGCCACGCTCGGAACGGAAGCGGGCGCGGCCAAAAATGCGATGCTCGCCACCAATATTTCGCAGGCGCTTTATACAACGGCCGCCGGGCTGGTGATAGCGGTGCCCGCGCTCGGGTTCTTCTCCTTTTTCCGCAATCGCGCGGCCAAGATCAGCCTCAATATGGAAGCGCTGACGATGGAGTTAATGAAAAAGGCGCGAGATTAA
- a CDS encoding prenyltransferase/squalene oxidase repeat-containing protein, with protein MTEPIRKIIDRLGGPVVSIAINALIVIVLINVVVFQTLETGREIEVQVLEAEEPPELEQELEKLDELPPDENLMQVEEPETLPDSPPDSFANDSMDLAGLAVSAVDSPLVMKGLFAGRTEAARTDRLNRFAGGYGEQVEATVMRGLEWLASRQDDAGYWGEVSRYNKTWHERDWSASLENEQRAARLTSLCLLAFLAHGDTPQSPMFGTNVRRAIEYLRDQQEPEAGLFVPMSGKKPEKGGEDLGVYAHAQATYALAEAYALTRAPALKKTVEHGLQVIIDGQLDSGAWGNWYVQDISDSSATSWQIQAMKAAAAAGIRMDGLDAAMKKAVEGVTFLYKGEGEWYYRKGPPIKTWSSGGPIMSGAMVLSLQLLGLQNDPMVLAGLRYMNDFGVTEWDEAWGNPINKSLPATYEWYYNTQAVFQRGGSRWTTWNADFAPMLINRQHPEGWWRGPEQAAGGETIYSTSLCTLALQVYYRILPTFQQVKEEAPKVTFDDDVVITIL; from the coding sequence ATGACTGAGCCTATTAGAAAAATCATAGATCGGCTGGGAGGGCCGGTGGTTTCGATTGCGATCAACGCGCTGATCGTGATTGTGCTGATTAACGTGGTGGTTTTCCAAACCTTGGAAACCGGCCGTGAGATTGAAGTGCAGGTGCTTGAGGCCGAAGAACCTCCGGAGCTCGAACAGGAGCTTGAAAAACTCGATGAGCTTCCGCCGGACGAAAACCTGATGCAGGTGGAAGAGCCGGAGACGCTGCCCGATTCGCCGCCGGACAGTTTTGCGAACGACTCGATGGATCTGGCCGGGCTCGCGGTGAGCGCAGTCGATTCGCCGCTGGTGATGAAGGGGCTTTTTGCCGGGCGCACCGAAGCGGCCCGCACGGATCGGCTGAACCGCTTTGCGGGCGGGTATGGGGAACAGGTGGAGGCGACGGTGATGCGCGGGCTCGAATGGCTGGCTTCGCGGCAGGATGATGCAGGGTATTGGGGCGAGGTGTCGCGTTACAACAAAACCTGGCATGAGCGCGATTGGAGTGCATCGCTCGAAAACGAGCAGCGCGCGGCACGGCTGACATCGCTCTGTCTGCTGGCGTTTCTGGCGCACGGCGATACGCCGCAGTCACCTATGTTCGGGACCAACGTCCGGCGGGCGATTGAATATCTGCGCGATCAGCAGGAACCGGAGGCCGGACTTTTTGTTCCAATGTCTGGAAAAAAACCGGAAAAGGGAGGCGAGGATCTCGGTGTGTATGCCCATGCACAGGCGACCTATGCGCTGGCGGAGGCCTACGCGCTGACGCGCGCGCCGGCACTGAAAAAAACGGTCGAACACGGGTTGCAGGTCATCATCGACGGACAGCTCGACAGCGGTGCGTGGGGCAACTGGTACGTGCAGGATATTTCAGATTCTTCGGCAACCAGCTGGCAGATACAGGCGATGAAAGCCGCGGCTGCGGCGGGCATTCGTATGGATGGGCTGGATGCGGCCATGAAAAAAGCCGTTGAGGGTGTGACCTTTCTCTATAAAGGAGAGGGCGAGTGGTATTACCGCAAGGGGCCGCCGATCAAAACGTGGAGCAGCGGCGGGCCGATCATGAGCGGCGCGATGGTGCTCAGTTTGCAGCTGCTCGGTTTGCAGAACGATCCGATGGTGCTCGCGGGCCTGCGCTACATGAACGATTTTGGCGTGACGGAATGGGATGAGGCGTGGGGAAACCCGATCAATAAAAGCCTGCCAGCCACGTATGAATGGTATTACAACACGCAGGCGGTTTTTCAGCGCGGCGGATCGCGTTGGACAACATGGAACGCCGATTTTGCACCGATGCTGATTAACCGCCAGCATCCGGAGGGATGGTGGCGCGGGCCGGAGCAGGCGGCGGGCGGAGAGACTATTTATTCCACCAGCCTGTGTACGCTCGCGTTGCAGGTTTACTACCGCATCCTGCCGACGTTCCAGCAGGTGAAGGAAGAAGCACCGAAGGTGACGTTCGACGATGATGTAGTCATCACAATCCTTTAA
- a CDS encoding GxxExxY protein gives MMGKKLIHEELSKEIIGAAMEVLNELKPGLDEKLYENALVIELERRGHKVSQQKNFSVHYKGQFIGRLVPDLIVDDLVIVDPKVVTAFNENHTAQMVGYLAKTKLRLALLINFKYARLQWKRVVREHE, from the coding sequence ATGATGGGAAAGAAATTGATACATGAGGAGCTCAGCAAAGAAATAATAGGTGCCGCGATGGAAGTTCTCAATGAATTGAAGCCCGGATTAGATGAAAAACTCTATGAAAATGCATTGGTGATCGAATTGGAACGGCGGGGGCACAAAGTGAGTCAGCAGAAAAACTTTTCCGTTCATTATAAAGGGCAATTTATCGGAAGATTGGTTCCGGATCTAATTGTTGATGATCTTGTGATCGTTGATCCCAAGGTGGTGACCGCATTTAATGAAAACCATACAGCTCAGATGGTCGGGTATTTGGCCAAAACGAAGCTGCGGTTGGCTCTCTTGATTAATTTTAAATACGCCAGGCTGCAGTGGAAAAGGGTGGTGAGAGAGCATGAATAA
- a CDS encoding ExbD/TolR family protein, whose protein sequence is MRKKRNRAEEPMEVSMTPMIDVVFQLLIYFLVTFSTPDVLAHLDISRPAPDSSQTEPRTPPKMIRVNIYEDGFSLNGRAVSKNELERILNRLAGFSKSQTVLITCAGGAKHARLVDVLDICAQAGLNKLTVVSAE, encoded by the coding sequence ATGAGAAAGAAACGGAACAGAGCTGAAGAGCCGATGGAAGTGTCGATGACGCCGATGATCGACGTGGTCTTCCAGCTGCTCATCTATTTTCTGGTGACGTTTTCGACACCGGATGTTCTGGCGCATCTCGATATTTCGCGTCCGGCGCCCGACTCGTCGCAGACCGAACCGCGTACGCCGCCGAAGATGATCCGGGTAAACATTTATGAGGACGGCTTCAGCCTGAACGGCCGGGCGGTTTCGAAGAATGAACTGGAGCGGATTCTGAACCGGCTGGCGGGCTTCAGCAAGTCGCAGACGGTGCTGATCACCTGCGCCGGCGGAGCCAAACACGCGAGGCTGGTCGACGTACTCGATATCTGCGCACAAGCCGGGTTGAACAAACTCACAGTCGTCAGTGCTGAATAG
- a CDS encoding GxxExxY protein has translation MMGINELCDIVRETSFSIHKYHRTGHLEKIYENALIHRLRKLGLKEEQQHPLTVYDEDRTVLGEYFTDLFIENCLIVELKACKHTTDEHVSQLLGYLTPARIHDGLLINFGAPKLYVKKFVMG, from the coding sequence ATGATGGGAATAAATGAGTTGTGTGACATCGTTCGGGAAACAAGTTTTTCTATTCATAAATACCATCGAACTGGTCATCTCGAAAAAATATATGAGAACGCTCTGATTCACAGGTTAAGGAAGCTGGGCTTAAAAGAGGAGCAACAACACCCTTTAACTGTTTATGATGAAGACCGAACCGTGCTCGGAGAATATTTTACAGACCTGTTCATAGAAAATTGTCTGATTGTTGAACTGAAAGCCTGTAAACACACAACCGATGAGCATGTATCCCAGTTACTCGGATACCTTACTCCTGCCCGGATTCATGATGGGCTTTTGATCAATTTTGGCGCACCCAAACTCTACGTTAAAAAGTTTGTTATGGGATGA
- a CDS encoding ExbD/TolR family protein has product MGKFKQPSGHVNMTPMIDVVFQMIIFFVCTVQLEKEAISEFILLPESPHGPMVTEAKDPRTITIEVDDRGRIFIARTPLSEAKLRKILTKTVADYGKYGPSIPIRIRADGGAEHVYVKRVLDACTSAGLHRISFVATKDKA; this is encoded by the coding sequence ATGGGGAAATTTAAACAGCCCAGCGGTCACGTGAATATGACACCGATGATCGATGTCGTGTTCCAGATGATCATTTTCTTCGTCTGCACTGTGCAGCTCGAAAAAGAGGCGATCAGCGAATTTATCCTGCTGCCCGAGTCGCCGCATGGCCCGATGGTGACCGAGGCAAAGGACCCGCGCACGATTACGATTGAAGTGGATGATCGCGGCCGGATCTTTATCGCCCGTACGCCGCTCTCCGAAGCGAAGCTGCGCAAAATTCTCACCAAAACGGTTGCCGATTACGGAAAATACGGTCCGTCTATTCCGATCCGCATCCGCGCCGATGGCGGAGCGGAACATGTATACGTTAAACGCGTGCTCGACGCCTGCACCTCTGCTGGCCTTCACAGGATTTCATTTGTCGCCACCAAGGATAAAGCATGA